ACTTCGCGAACGGAAACGATCGTGGCGACCCATGCAATCGTCAACTGCATGTTGTCGGTGATCGTCGACCCGGCTGCATTCGACGCACCGAACAGGGACACCGAGGCGGATGCGTTTGTCGACTGGCTCAAAGCGACGCGGCGCGTCGAAGGTGTCGACGAAGTGCTGCTGCCCGGCGAACGCGAAGATGCGGTACGCCGCGAGCGCACCGCGCGGGGCATTCCGGTCGATCTGACGAGCTGGACGCAGATTATCGACGCGGCGCGCGCGGCGGGGATGACGGACGCCGCGATTGCGCAGTACGAGGCGCGTTGACCGTTTCGCCCGGTGTAGCGCGCGCAAGCTCGGCGCGCGCGAATTCGACGAAACGCCTGACCACCGCATTGTCGCGATCGCTTTGCCACGCAAGGCCGATCTGCCAGCGCGCGGAGGCGTCGCGCAACGGAATGATCCGCGCATCGCGCAACAGATATTGCGTGCGCGACGGCAGAAACGCCGCGCCGACACCGGCCGCCACCGCGGCGAGAATGGACTGGATGTCGTCCGCCTGCTGAACGATGTTCGGCACGAAATGATGCTCGCTGCACCACTGATCGATTTGCGCGGCGAGCCCCGGACCCTGGCGCCGCGATAGCGCAATCAAACCGAGTTCGTTCAGCGTTTGCAGATTCGCCGGCAGGCGCTTCCAGCGCACATGCTCGGGCACGGCAAGCGCGAGCGTTTCATCGATCACGCGAAACACGGATAGGCCGTGATCGGCGGGCAATCGCACAAAGCCAATTTCGAGTTGACCGGCGAGCAACCGTCGCGTCTGCTCCGCCGACGACAGATCGTGCAAGGTCACGCTGATATCCGGATGCCGCTGCCGGAACTCGGCAATCAGCCGCGGTGCGATGGTCAGCGTCGACAAACCCAGTCCGACACGCAGAAACCCGCGCTTGCCGCCGCTCGCTTCGCGTGCGCGCGCGAGCACGTCGTCGGCATCGCGAACCAGCATTTCGGCGTCGGCAAGGAAGGTTTCACCGAATACGGTCAGTTCGGCGCCATGCCTGCCGCGCTCGAACAATTTCGCACCGACGCTTTCTTCGAGCGCAGCGATCTGCTTGCTCAGCGCGGGCTGGCTCAGCGCAAGCGAATCGGCTGCGCGGCCGAAGTGCTTCATGCGAGCGACGGTGAGAAACGCGCGGAGCAGGCGAAGTTCCATTCCAAAAGGCGATCAGAGGCGTAAAAATATTCATTTTACTTATTGATAGCGTGGGAGTTCAATGGGTGCATTCCCAGTTGGAGTGCATCATGACGTCGCCTTCCAGTTCGACGCTGCGGATCGCCGCTATTTCGCTTGTTTCGCGTCGCGGCGAAGCGCGCGATAACGTGTCGCGGATCGTTGCCTTGCTCGAAGAGGCCGCGCGCGCGGGCATCGCGCTCGCGGTGTTTCCGGAGGCGTGTATTAGCGGCGTGAGAGCGGGTCGTGTGTCGGACGCTGCAGCCGATGTCGCGACGCCGAGGCTTGAAGAACTGCGCGCCGTCGCCGAACCGCTCGATGGTCCATCGATCAGCCTGGTCGCGCAGGCAGTCGAACGAACCGGCGTCGCGGCCGGCGTCGGATGGATCGAGCGCGGCGACGGGCGGCGCCTGTTCAATAGCTACGTCGTTTGCATGCCGGACGGCACGCGTCATTGTCATCGTAAGCTGCATGTGCACGGCGGCCGGCTTGGCAGTGGAAGCCGCTTTACGGTGTTCGATACGCACTGGGGCGTGCGCGTCGGCATTCTGATCGGCACCGATAACGAGCTCGTTGAAAACGCGCGCGTGACTGCGTTGATGGGCGCGACGTTATTGCTCGCGCCATATCGGTGCGAGCGCACAGGCCCCCGCGGCACGGTCGAAGTGCTTCGCCGCGCGCTGCCCGGGCGTGCACTCGATAACGGCACATTTATCGCAATGGCCGCTGGCCGCGACGACGCGTCCGGCGATGAAGCTGACGATGAAGCCCGCGGCCAGTGCGCGGCGATGATCGTCGACCCGCACGGCGACGTGCTGGCCGATTCGAT
The nucleotide sequence above comes from Paraburkholderia sp. SOS3. Encoded proteins:
- a CDS encoding nitrilase-related carbon-nitrogen hydrolase, yielding MTSPSSSTLRIAAISLVSRRGEARDNVSRIVALLEEAARAGIALAVFPEACISGVRAGRVSDAAADVATPRLEELRAVAEPLDGPSISLVAQAVERTGVAAGVGWIERGDGRRLFNSYVVCMPDGTRHCHRKLHVHGGRLGSGSRFTVFDTHWGVRVGILIGTDNELVENARVTALMGATLLLAPYRCERTGPRGTVEVLRRALPGRALDNGTFIAMAAGRDDASGDEADDEARGQCAAMIVDPHGDVLADSIDCHGIASANLDLALANARVVQLWRAARRPSLYRPLTATGSHNDDFEPLPEIGQATARGAVPISFAVVRRGTKPPSSGGAR
- a CDS encoding LysR family transcriptional regulator codes for the protein MELRLLRAFLTVARMKHFGRAADSLALSQPALSKQIAALEESVGAKLFERGRHGAELTVFGETFLADAEMLVRDADDVLARAREASGGKRGFLRVGLGLSTLTIAPRLIAEFRQRHPDISVTLHDLSSAEQTRRLLAGQLEIGFVRLPADHGLSVFRVIDETLALAVPEHVRWKRLPANLQTLNELGLIALSRRQGPGLAAQIDQWCSEHHFVPNIVQQADDIQSILAAVAAGVGAAFLPSRTQYLLRDARIIPLRDASARWQIGLAWQSDRDNAVVRRFVEFARAELARATPGETVNAPRTAQSRRPSSPPRAPRR